A genomic window from Chaetodon auriga isolate fChaAug3 chromosome 13, fChaAug3.hap1, whole genome shotgun sequence includes:
- the calcrla gene encoding calcitonin gene-related peptide type 1 receptor, with product MAKRKMDGIGRSGMVALILLCNLTKIFVKASLEVNETQQQHPNNVYHDMGLTRNKIVTAQFECYQKIMKDVPQSREEPMCNRTWDGWLCWDDTRSGVISEQHCPDYFQDFDPSEMVTKICTDSGHWFLHPESNRTWTNYTRCNEHTNEGRVTAMNLFYLALIGHGLSLTSLFISLGIFFHFKSLSCQRITLHKNLFFSFVLNSVITIIWLTAVANNQELVQRNPTSCKVSQFIHLYLFGCNYFWMLCEGIYLHTLIVVAVFAEKQHLMWYYLLGWGFPLIPASIHAIARSYYYNDNCWISSKTSLLYIIHGPICAALLVNLFFLLNIVRVLITKLKVTHQAESSLYMKAVRATLILVPLLGIQYVLLPYKPQGRVSSEIYDYIMHILMHYQGLLVATIFCFFNGEVQAVLRRHWNQYHIQFGSSVGNHSDALRSASYTASSITEVQGCYSIDCHTEHMNGKGCHDADASILKSDSPFA from the exons ATGGCCAAAAGGAAGATGGACGGCATCGGACGGAGCGGGATGGTGGCACTCATACTGCTGTGTAATCTGACAAAG ATTTTTGTGAAGGCGAGCCTGGAGGTCAACGaaacccagcagcagcatccaaaCAACGTCTACCATGACATGGGACTCACCCGCAACAAGATAGTGACAGCACAGTTTGAGTGCTATCAAAAGATAATGAAGGACGTTCCTCAGAGCAGAGAAG AGCCCATGTGTAATCGCACCTGGGATGGCTGGCTGTGCTGGGACGACACCAGGTCAGGTGTTATCTCAGAGCAGCACTGCCCGGACTACTTCCAGGATTTTGATCCTTCAG AGATGGTCACAAAGATTTGCACCGACAGTGGTCATTGGTTCCTGCATCCGGAGAGCAACCGGACATGGACCAACTACACCCGCTGCAATGAACACACCAATGAAGGCAGAGTG ACTGCAATGAATCTTTTTTATTTAGCTCTCATCGGACATGGACTCTCCCTGacctccctcttcatctccctcGGAATATTCTTCCATTTCAA GAGTTTAAGTTGCCAAAGGATCACCCTCCACAAAaacctcttcttttcttttgtcctgaACTCTGTGATCACCATCATTTGGTTGACCGCAGTGGCAAACAACCAGGAGCTGGTGCAGAGGAATCCA aCGAGCTGCAAAGTGTCCCAGTTCATTCATCTGTACCTGTTTGGCTGCAATTACTTCTGGATGCTGTGTGAGGGAATTTACCTGCACACCCTCATCGTGGTGGCTGTGTTCGCTGAGAAGCAGCACCTGATGTGGTACTACCTGTTAGGCTGGG GCTTTCCTCTCATTCCGGCTTCCATACATGCCATTGCTCGAAGTTACTACTACAACGACAA CTGTTGGATTAGCTCCAAAACATCGCTGCTCTACATCATCCACGGCCccatctgtgctgctctcttg GTCAATTTGTTCTTTCTCCTAAACATTGTCCGAGTGCTCATCACCAAACTGAAGGTGACCCATCAAGCCGAGTCTAGTCTCTACATGAAAGCGGTGCGAGCCACCCTCATCCTGGTGCCTCTTCTGGGAATTCAGTATGTCCTGCTTCCCTACAAGCCGCAGGGACGCGTCTCCTCTGAAATATACGACTACATCATGCACATACTGATGCATTACCAG GGTCTGCTGGTGGCCACCATCTTCTGCTTTTTCAATGGAGAA GTCCAAGCAGTTCTGAGGAGGCACTGGAACCAGTATCATATCCAGTTTGGCAGCAGCGTAGGAAACCACTCGGATGCCCTGCGTTCAGCCTCCTACACGGCCTCCTCCATCACCGAGGTGCAGGGCTGCTACAGTATCGACTGCCACACAGAACACATGAATGGCAAAGGCTGCCACGACGCAGACGCCTCGATCTTAAAGTCAGACAGCCCCTTCGCCTGA